Proteins encoded within one genomic window of Calditrichota bacterium:
- a CDS encoding sigma-54-dependent Fis family transcriptional regulator produces the protein MAKLSILIVEDDPLGGRFVRDAIQRLGYDVTLVRDGTTALELVEKQSFALVLTDLKMEGVNGMDVLCGVKRLRPETEVVIMTAYGTIDNAVEAMKKGAFDYITKPIAPEELRLVVERVQERQQLVAENRFLRAELQKQQGVSTILGRSLAMQRIRETVQMVAPTSAAVLIEGETGTGKEVVANAIELASPRHGKPFVKVNCGALPHTLLESELFGHERGAFTGAVAQVKGRFELADGGTLLLDEIADLDKSMQVKLLRVLQFGEFERIGSGRTLQTDVRIIATTNRNLLEEVKRDRFRKDLYFRLNTLCIRIPPLRERPEDIPVLAEHFLARFVARNGERKKFSSEAMRLLMEHNWPGNVRELESAIERAAVLSRGTETLTAEHFPYIREHAELLEQVEAPAQLVKLEDVEREHILKTLKRLNGNKSQTARVLGITVKTLRAKLRQYGMTD, from the coding sequence AGACGACCCCTTGGGTGGCCGGTTCGTACGAGACGCCATCCAGCGCCTGGGCTATGACGTCACGCTAGTACGGGACGGGACCACGGCCTTAGAATTGGTCGAGAAGCAGAGCTTTGCGTTGGTGCTCACCGATCTGAAGATGGAAGGCGTCAACGGCATGGATGTGCTCTGCGGCGTAAAGAGGCTGCGCCCAGAGACCGAAGTGGTGATTATGACCGCCTATGGCACCATCGACAATGCGGTGGAGGCCATGAAGAAGGGGGCCTTCGACTACATCACCAAGCCCATAGCGCCCGAGGAGCTGCGCCTGGTAGTGGAGAGGGTGCAAGAGCGGCAGCAGTTGGTGGCCGAAAACCGCTTCTTGCGCGCCGAGCTGCAGAAGCAGCAAGGGGTGAGCACCATCCTCGGCCGCAGCTTGGCCATGCAACGCATCCGCGAGACGGTGCAGATGGTCGCGCCCACCTCGGCGGCGGTGCTCATCGAGGGCGAAACGGGGACCGGCAAGGAGGTGGTGGCCAACGCCATCGAACTGGCCAGCCCGCGTCACGGCAAGCCGTTCGTGAAGGTAAACTGCGGCGCTTTGCCCCACACCTTGTTGGAGAGCGAACTTTTTGGTCACGAACGCGGCGCCTTCACCGGGGCTGTGGCGCAGGTGAAAGGTCGATTCGAACTCGCCGATGGCGGCACTCTGCTCCTCGACGAGATTGCCGACCTGGACAAGTCCATGCAGGTGAAGCTGCTGCGCGTTTTGCAGTTCGGGGAGTTCGAGCGCATCGGCAGTGGCCGCACCCTGCAGACCGACGTGCGCATCATCGCCACCACGAATCGGAATCTGCTGGAAGAGGTGAAGCGCGACAGATTCCGCAAGGACCTCTACTTCCGGCTCAATACGCTGTGCATCCGCATCCCGCCGCTCCGCGAGCGCCCGGAAGACATACCCGTGCTTGCCGAACACTTCCTGGCGCGCTTTGTGGCCCGCAATGGCGAGCGTAAGAAGTTCTCCAGCGAGGCTATGCGCTTGCTCATGGAGCACAACTGGCCGGGGAACGTGCGGGAGTTAGAGAGCGCCATCGAGCGTGCTGCAGTGCTGAGTCGCGGCACGGAGACTCTCACCGCCGAGCACTTCCCTTACATCCGCGAGCACGCGGAGCTGCTGGAACAGGTCGAAGCCCCTGCGCAGCTGGTGAAATTGGAGGATGTGGAGCGGGAGCATATCCTCAAGACCCTCAAACGCCTGAACGGGAACAAGAGCCAAACTGCCCGCGTGCTCGGCATCACCGTCAAGACGCTCCGCGCCAAACTTCGCCAGTACGGAATGACGGATTAA